The DNA window tGTATTGCCCCATccccctctctcttcctctctgtattcccccatccccctctctcttcccctctgtattcccccatccccctctctcttcccctctgtattcccccatccccctctcTTCCCCTCTGTATTCCCCCCTCCTCGTTCCTCTCTGTATTGCCCCATCCCCCTCTGTACTGCCCCATCCCCCTCTGTACTGCCCcatccccctctctcttcccctctgtatttcccccatccccccctctcttcccctctGTATTCCCCCCCCTCTTATCCCTCCCCCGTTTCCCCTCtgtatttccccccccctttcccctctgTATTGCCCCATCCCCCTCTCTTCCCCTCTGTATTGCCCCATCCCCCTCTCTTCCCCTCTGTATTGCCCcatccccctctctcttcccctctGTACTGCCCcatccccctctctcttcccctctGTATTGCCCCATCCCCCTCTGTACTGCCCCcatccccctctctcttcccctctgtattcccccatccccctctcttcccctctgtattcccccatccccctctctcttcccctctgtattcccccatccccctctcTTCCCTCTGTATTGCCCCATCCCCCTCTGTACTGCCCcatcccctctctcttcccctctgtattcccccatccccctctctcttcccctctgtattcccccatccccctctcttcccctctgtattcccccatccccctctctcttcccctctGTATTCCCCCATCCCCTCTCTTCCCCTCTgtattcccccatccccctctcTTCCCCTCTGTATCCCCCCCCCTCGTTCCCCTCTGTATCCCCCCCCGTTTCCCCTCTGTATCTCCCCCCGTTTCCCCTCTGTatttcccccccctttccctctcCATCCCCCTCTGTACTGCCCcatccccctctctcttcccctctGTACTGCCCcatccccctctctcttcccctctGTATTGCCATCTCCCTCTGTACTGCCCcatccccctctctcttcccctctGTATTGCCCCATCCCCCTCTGTCTTCCCCTCTGTATTGCCCcatccccctctctcttcccctctgtattcccccatccccctctctcttcctctctgtattcccccatccccctctctcttcccctctgtattcccccctctcttcccctctGTATTCCCCCCCCTCGTTCCCCTCTGTATTCCCCCCCtctgtatttcccccccccccttcccctctgtATTGCCCCATCCCCCTCTATTCCCCTCTGTATTGCCCCATCCCCCTCTCTTCCCCTCTGTATTGCCCCATCCCCCTCTCTTCCCCTCTGTATTGCCCCATCCCCCTCTGTACTGCCCcatccccctctctcttcccctctGTATTGCCCcatccccctctctcttcccctctGTATTGCCCGGCAGCAGTCTGTACCTTGTTTTCCTGGGAGCTCTCGTTGACGCTCAGGGAGTAGATGGCGCAGGGGTGCTGGGGATCTGGGCCCGGAGGTCTCCATTTAACTGGCAGTGGTTTATATGAGGCGCCTGCCCCGCGGACAGGACCTAGGAGTGAGAGAAGAGAGAGATGGGCAGGGGGAGGCGGGCCAAGACactggagggaaggggggggggaggcgggcCAAGACACTGGAGGGCAGGGGGAGTCGGGCCAAGACACTGGAGGGCAGGGGGAGGCGGGCCAAGACactggagggaaggggggggggaggcgggcCAAGACACTggagggcagggggggggggggaggtgggcaAGACACTggagggcagggggggggggtggtgaaaGGTGGGCCAAGACACTGGAGGGAAGGGGGAGGCGGGCCAAGACACTGGAGGGCAGGGGGGGAGGCGGGCCAAGACACTGGAGGGCAGGGGGAGGCGGGCCAAGACACTGGAGGGCAGGGGGGAGGCGGGCCAAGACACTGGAGGGGGAGGCGTGCCAAGACACCGGAGGGAAGGGGTGGGGAGGCGTGCCATGACACTGGAGGGCAGGGGGGTGGTGAAAGGCGGGCCAAGACACTGGAGGGCAGGGGGGAGGCGGGCCAAGACACTGGAGGGCAGGGGGGAGGCGGGCCAAGACACTGGAGGGCAGGGGGGAGGCGGGCCAAGACACTGGAGGGCAGGGGGGAGGCGGGCCAAGACACTGGAGGGCAGGGGGGAGGCGGGCCAAGACACTGGAgggcagggggggggaggaggagtgtAAAGACACTggagggcagggggggggggaggaggagtgtAAAGAcactggaggggagggggagggaaagagGCAGGGAAGGGGCACACAAGGCAGGTGCGGTGCAGCACCTGGACATTACTTACCATATCCTGATAGAACATGACCTGTTGCTGGGTCTCCTGGATTGGGAAGATGGTGGTCGGGGTGACAGAACGAAGGTGCCAATAGGCCAACATGGGGCCCCCCACCGCACAACTAAAGGGGACATCAGAGGATACAGCCTAAAGGGCACCATATAATAGAAGCCGACGATCATTCCCCATACAAATGTACTCCCCAGAACTCCTCAGTCCTCCtccctcctgcttctcctctctccagactcctctgtcctcctcctccttccagGTCCCTctggcctcctcctccctccaggtccctctggcctcctcctccctccaggtccctctggcctcctcctccctccaggtccctctggcctcctcctccctccaggtccctctggcctcctcctccctccaggtcctcttggcctcctcctccctccaggtccctctggcctcctcctccctccaggtccctctggcctcctcctccctccaggtccctctggcctcctcctccctccaggtccctctggcctcctcctccctccaggtccctctggcctcctcctccctccaggtccctctggcctcctcctccctccaggtccctctggcctcctcctccctccaggtccctctggcctcctcctccctccaggtccctctgtcctcctcctccctccaggtccctctgtcttcctcctccctccaggtccctctgtcctcctcctccctccaggtcCCTCTGTTATTTCCTCCTACAGACCCCCCAGCAGGTTAGGCAGCTCTAATGTATGGGCCCCTCTGCAGACAACCCCCCCCATGCAGTTCCCATCAGCCCTCACCATCCAGTCTGAGTCTGTAGCCAGGCAGCTGATCCACTTCCCGTACTGCGGCCGGGCACACTCCTAGGGAGAAGGCACAATGACTTCAGTCAGGTGGTGGGAGAATGAGACCATCCTCTGTACTGAGGGGATTATTATGGGGGGTGAAGAGCAGGATAAAGTCACTTCACTACTGTCCAGTATACATGTGGGGCGGAGCTTACCTCATATTTATACACCTCAATCTTATGTGTCTGAGAGGCCGTCCGGAGATCTGTGGGGAAGGACAAGATGAGACAGAAGCAGATAAGGATCCCGGCCCCAGGACGCGCCCTCCTCATCCCCGGCCCCAGGACGCGCCCGCCCTCATCCCCGGCCCCAGGACGCGCCCGCCCTCATCCCGGCCCCAGGACGCGCCCTCCCTCATCCCCGGCCCCAGGACGCGCCCGCCCTCATCCCCGGCCCCAGGACGCGCCCGCCCTCATCCCCGGCCCAGGACGCGCCCGCCCTCATCCCCGGCCCCAGGACGCGCCCGCCCTCATCCCCGGCCCCAGGACGCGCCCGCCCTCATCCCCGGCCCCAGGACGCGCCCTCCCTCATCCCCGGCCCCAGGACGCGCCCTCCCTCATCCCCGGCCCCAGGACGCGCCCGCCCTCATCCCCCGGCCCCAGGACGCGCCCTCCCTCATCCCCGCCCCAGGACGCGCCCGCCCTCATCCCCGGCCCCAGGACGCGCCCGCCCTCATCCCCGGCCCCAGGACGCGCCCTCCCTCATCCCCGGCCCCAGGACGCGCCCGCCCTCATCCCCGGCCCCAGGACGCGCCCGCCCTCATCCCCGGCCCCAGGACGCGCCCTCATCCCGCCCAGGACGCGCCCTCCCTCATCCCCGGCCCCAGGACGCGCCGCCTCATCCTCCGGCCCCAGACGCGCCCCACGCCCTCATCCCGCCCCGGCCAGCCAGCGCCACGCGCCCAGGGCCCGACTCTCCC is part of the Hyla sarda isolate aHylSar1 unplaced genomic scaffold, aHylSar1.hap1 scaffold_1007, whole genome shotgun sequence genome and encodes:
- the THOC6 gene encoding LOW QUALITY PROTEIN: THO complex subunit 6 homolog (The sequence of the model RefSeq protein was modified relative to this genomic sequence to represent the inferred CDS: inserted 1 base in 1 codon; deleted 1 base in 1 codon), translating into SEDGSVRLWDLRTASQTHKIEVYKYEECARPQYGKWISCLATDSDWMLCGGGPHVGLWHLRSVTPTTIFPIQETQQQVMFYQDMVLSAGQAPHINHCQLNGDLRAQIPSTPXAIYSLSVNESSQENKVLTAAGSSSRIDVFTNFRYRAFSLTFT